The nucleotide window tatatatatatattatatatataatattcaaatggTATATTATGTTCAATggtattgtaatattataattttatttactaataataatattagtaaataaaattaatattttgaatattttatacctgataaaataataaatgtcacGCGATTATGTGATATTAGTGTATTATCAATttctatatacaataatatttctgtataatttctatgtacaatttgttgagagaaaaaatatgtatggcaaattttttctatacatttttgctatttaactaataatagtttaataaatgatattagagtattaactaataaaaaatacaaaaatatttcattgtgtAACTGTACGaagcaaatttaaatataccaCAGACGTTTTAAGTACCTAAAAGCAACATGAGTTTTAGAGacatattaaactattaatgtgatagcaattaaaaatataaaatatgttttttcaaTACTCGGGatatataatcttacaaaaaatatatgaatagatatataaattataataattattgaagtattaacaaaataattattttttacttacagTGCTAAAAGTATTCAGGGATAGATCACAGAATTTGCCAGCCGTAAGCTTGGGCGGATAATGAGACATCGTGATGATCAATACAAGATCGCGAGCTTTGTAACCAGGTAAGTCGTACCAATTAATTTCATACGCGGCTGAAGCAATTTTGCTGTACtaataaagatatgtatacattaatattttacaaatcgtaaaattatataaatatttattataatgtgcaacattatgtttaatatttgtatgattACAACAATGCTAACAAGGAAAGGTATGGAAGTGTTCCCCTCCGATTTTAATgcgctttgaatatgttgtagtctaggtcaaaataggagacacatatttttttatacggtCGTTAAGGGGATGAAACACcctcttgagaaaaatcggtttttatatttttgagcaAATACCATCGAAACAGCAagagatatgaaaaaaagttttcaataaaagttttatggttttaatgtactttaaaactgcataatcatattttctaaaatgtatttttccaaatcccccttttattttaaaaaaaatctgattatgcagttttaaagtacattaaaaacgataaaacttttattcgaaacttttttttatatctcttactgTTTCGACGGTATTtactcagaaatataaaaccgatttttctcaagagaGTGTGTCACCATCTTAATGACCATATgggcacgtataaaaaaatacgcgtTTCCTATTTTAACCTAGAttacaacatattcaaagcgcATTAAAATCGGAGGGAGACACTTCCATACCTTTCCTTGTAAGTTTATGAGCATGATTATTGCTGCTCACTCagaaataagatattattaaagaaaaaaagaataattcttattgttaggagtattattaaaaaaggtaCCTCTTCCATAATAAGTTCGccaatataacaaaatattagaatattgaacgttaaagatattaatagaataaaatacgTAAAGATTGCCACGGCGTCGCTATTTTCCCATTCCTGAGAGAATTCAAAGGTACaactatgtatttattttttatcaatatgagaaagaaaaatatttttaattattattttaatttatattaattatattaatttatttctattataattttaaatataaaaacctatatgaataaagagaaaaatcgtGTCACTATCATTTGATATGGTTATTACATTCTTCTTACCGTCATGCAATAGTATTCGAGTAAACATATAATCAAAGTAGCGGCCACCAGTTCCATCAAACATACTTCATGTAACACTTCCTCCACGTCGGCCGTAAATCTAGAAACGCGCCATGAATCTATCCGAAAATCTACAAGCACGCATCATCGAAATTATCCTGGAGCTTTTCCCATTTTCATTCTCACCTCAGTACGCGCACATGATGCCTCGTTATTAGACTCAGACGTTTATCCACGGTGGTATTCTTGCTCTTTTTACCATCGACCAGGTCGCCCAACAATGTCATCAATATCTGCACTTGTCCACACGCGTGTGTCGCAAAAATTGCTGCCAAACTGCACACCGCTGTCGTGACACTATACTGAATTATAGCGGAGAGGCAATGCATGCAAAAGACAATCTCGTAAGTGGGACTTGCTTGAGGATCGAAGTAAATATCATAGCCGGGATAAACCAATGGCCTATTCGTGTAGTTGTCATTTGTCTTCATAGATGATAGcggcataattatatgataagaCATTCCACCGGTGTAAAGAAAGATCACGCACAACGTGGTGAGTCTGCGGCCCATCAATACGTTCCTCAACATTATTTTGCGATGATTCTGATATTGCATAACTTGCCAGTCGTGCTCGACATGTTTAATACATCTTCCAATCGCCATACCGCGCATTTCGAGGAAACAATACTTTATTGCGGAAGTTAGACAGAAGCCAACCGGACCGAAGAGCTTGAGTTTAACATTGATGTCTTTCTCGCGAAGTAGAGTGTACGGAACGGAAGGTACGAGTACAAAACACAAGACGGAAAAGCATGCAAAGATCAGCGTTATCGAAAGCACTTTCTCGTATTGCGACGAACGATCATAAACAAAATGCCAAATGCCGATCGGTTTCAAAATCCACCGGCATAGCTGCATAGTGTAACGTATATCATTCTCGTAATGTACATTGTATATCTTATCCGGAAGTCGGGATCGATCACGCATACTGTCGTCAGGATGTAAATGCCGACTAAAGTACGCGGACGGCGGAGTCACGATATCCGCGAGACGACGCAAGCGCGGGGAATAATGATTCCGTCATCGCGTGCATGTACGATTTACGTCTATCATATGTAACGAAGTCCGAAGATACATGCGTATGCAAGGGGTTTTCCCCTTTTCCCGGTCACTGCGTGTCTGAGGGTTCGATGATGACTGGAAGTGCGTAGGGAAGTGAAGTTCACGACGAGTTCTAACATAGTTTTATGGATATATGCGTTTCTAATATTTCCGTAGTGCGTAACACAGTGTTGAAAGTATCACAGATAAAGAATAACTATGTGCGTTGAATTACCATACATTTTAcacaacatttaattataatataatctagaattttatattatactgaacataattttaaattcactgCTTTTAgtcttgttaattaatttcttaaatttaaatttatttttttcttatgttcatataaaatgataatttacttaaaaatgatttattgatatgctaacatatatttaatttatattaagtcTATATTTTAGCGCTAATGTGTGACATTTGGTAATAATAGTGTTGTATTAGACGTAAAAAGTACGAAGTAAATTCAGGTAAGCCATGGCTGCTTTCATAATCTGAAATGTctcttacatttataatatttatgcttGCGATAAATAGTTATATCGTTATCTACTCACGCTGCAAAAACTGGCCAAAGATAATTCCATAAATTTTCCTGCTGTGAGTTTGATCGTGGCATTGGACATGGCCATTACTAATATTAAACCTAGCGCACCTTTATTCGGTAAATAATACCAGTTTATCATGTAAGACTTTGTACCAATTTGTATAcactgttaaaaaatttgattgataCTTTCTATAGAAAACAATTCTTAGAACGCATTTAGCGGAATTATCTATATTACATTAGGCTTTTATGACGAAAAATTTggattctattttataaaatcaaatttaataaatttaatataactaaacATTCTGACTTGATGATAAATAATcggaaaagttaaaatattaaatattaattttttttgttcgaaGATTAGATGACTATATttagtacaaaaattatataattttttgcaccAGAAAGATTATATGATGTGATTATAGTTTACCTGTTCGACAAGGAGTTCTCCAATATagcaaagaataaatatattgaaagtgAAAGATATAAGTAGGGAGCTGAATGTCATCGTTCCTAAAGTTTCGCGATGTTCCCATTCCTAAAAAAACTAACATCAAAATATCATgaacaaaaaattgttatagcgttttatattatattactcgTTTAAAAAATCACGATTATATTTCATACCGTCATCATATTGAATCccaaaaaacatatattgagCGTACATCCCACTACATCCACGAAGAAAATCTCATTCAATAATTCCTCGGTGCGAGTTATAAAACTGTAAGTTACATGAAAACTGTATAGAAAGAAGagccaaaatatttttttctattttattcataataattgtttccaaTAATTGAAATCATTAATAGCAAAGACTTTCTCACacgtaacaaaatttttatttattttatata belongs to Anoplolepis gracilipes chromosome 4, ASM4749672v1, whole genome shotgun sequence and includes:
- the LOC140665257 gene encoding LOW QUALITY PROTEIN: uncharacterized protein (The sequence of the model RefSeq protein was modified relative to this genomic sequence to represent the inferred CDS: inserted 1 base in 1 codon) codes for the protein MRDRSRLPDKIYNVHYENDIRYTMQLCRWILKPIGIWHFVYDRSSQYEKVLSITLIFACFSVLCFVLVPSVPYTLLREKDINVKLKLFGPVGFCLTSAIKYCFLEMRGMAIGRCIKHVEHDWQVMQYQNHRKIMLRNVLMGRRLTTLCVIFLYTGGMSYHIIMPLSSMKTNDNYTNRPLVYPGYDIYFDPQASPTYEIVFCMHCLSAIIQYSVTTAVCSLAAIFATHACGQVQILMTLLGDLVDGKKSKNTTVDKRLSLITRHHVRVLRFTADVEEVLHEVCLMELVAATLIICLLEYYCMTEWENSDAVAIFTYFILLISLTFNILIFCYIGELIMEEYSKIASAAYEINWYDLPGYKARDLVLIITMSHYPPKLTAGKFCDLSLNTFSTYSVTTAVCSLTAIFAAHTSGQLQILMTMLNDLVDGKRNNNTTLEKRLGDITRYHVRILRFSANVEETLREICLLEMVASTLIICLLEYYCLTEWKNSDTTVILTYFILLISFTCNTLIFCYIGELLVQQYNKIGSAVYNINWYDLPGNKALSLVXIITMSHYPPKLTAGKIIDLSIYTFGGVLRTSLMYLNLLRTVT